The following proteins come from a genomic window of Sorghum bicolor cultivar BTx623 chromosome 3, Sorghum_bicolor_NCBIv3, whole genome shotgun sequence:
- the LOC8057730 gene encoding WRKY transcription factor WRKY24, whose product MTTSSSGSIEAPAASSRPGSFSFASTSFTDMLGGSADAAAGGASRYKAMTPPSLPLTPSSFFSNIPGGLNPADFLDSPALLSSSIFPSPTTNAFASQQFSWLTTPGAEQGVKEEQRQSYPDFSFQTAPTTQEAVRTTTTFQPPIPAAPLGEEAYRSQQQQQQPWGYQQQQQQPAGMDAGSSQAAYGGAFQAGSSDAGAMAPHVPASGGYSHQAQRRSSDDGYNWRKYGQKQVKGSENPRSYYKCTFPSCPTKKKVERSLDGQITEIVYKGTHNHAKPQNTRRNSGAAAQLLQGGDASEHSFGGTPVATPENSSASFGDDEVGVGSPRAANAAGDEFDEDEPDSKRWRKDGDGEGISMAGNRTVREPRVVVQTMSDIDILDDGYRWRKYGQKVVKGNPNPRSYYKCTTAGCPVRKHVERASHDLRAVITTYEGKHNHDVPAARGSAALYRPAPPPPPSADNAGHYLAAQPGMAYQTGQQQYGFGGQGSFGLSGGAGAPAQSSGSFAFSSAGFDNPMGSYMSQHQQQQRQNDAMHASRAKEEPRDDMSFFPQSMLYTD is encoded by the exons ATGACCACCTCGTCGTCAGGGAGCATCGAAGCACCGGCGGCGAGCTCGAGGCCCGGCTCGTTCTCGTTCGCGAGCACGAGCTTCACGGACATGCTGGGAGGATCCGCGGATGCGGCGGCCGGCGGGGCGTCGAGGTACAAGGCCATGACCCCGCCGTCCCTGCCGCTGACGCCGTCGTCCTTCTTCAGCAACATCCCCGGCGGCCTCAACCCCGCCGACTTCCTCGACTCGCCGGCCCTCTTGAGCTCCAGT ATCTTCCCCTCGCCGACGACGAACGCATTCGCGTCGCAGCAGTTCAGCTGGCTGACGACGCCGGGCGCGGAGCAAGGCGTCAAGGAGGAGCAGAGGCAGTCCTACCCGGACTTCTCGTTCCAGACAGCGCCGACGACCCAAGAGGCCGTGCGGACGACGACGACCTTCCAGCCACCGATTCCAGCGGCCCCACTG GGTGAAGAGGCGTATAGaagtcagcagcagcagcagcagccatggggctaccagcagcagcagcagcagcctgcaGGCATGGACGCGGGATCCAGCCAGGCTGCCTACGGCGGGGCGTTCCAGGCAGGCTCGTCGGACGCCGGCGCGATGGCGCCGCACGTGCCGGCGAGCGGCGGGTACAGCCACCAGGCGCAGAGGCGGTCGTCGGACGACGGGTACAACTGGCGCAAGTACGGGCAGAAGCAGGTGAAGGGGAGCGAGAACCCGCGCAGCTACTACAAGTGCACCTTCCCGAGCTGCCCCACCAAGAAGAAGGTGGAGCGGTCGCTGGACGGCCAGATCACCGAGATCGTGTACAAGGGCACGCACAACCACGCCAAGCCGCAGAACACGCGCAGGAACTCCGGCGCCGCCGCGCAGCTGCTGCAGGGCGGCGACGCGTCCGAGCACTCGTTCGGCGGCACGCCCGTCGCCACGCCCGAGAACTCCTCGGCGTCGTTCGGGGACGACGAGGTCGGCGTGGGCTCGCCGCGCGCCGCCAACGCCGCCGGCGACGAGTTCGACGAGGACGAGCCGGATTCCAAGAGATG GAGGAAAGACGGTGACGGCGAGGGTATCTCCATGGCCGGCAACCGGACGGTGCGTGAGCCGAGGGTCGTTGTCCAGACCATGAGCGACATCGACATCCTCGATGACGGCTATCGGTGGAGGAAGTACGGGCAGAAGGTGGTGAAGGGAAATCCAAACCcaag GAGCTACTACAAGTGCACGACGGCCGGGTGCCCGGTGCGCAAGCATGTGGAGCGCGCGTCGCACGACCTGCGCGCCGTGATCACCACGTACGAGGGCAAGCACAACCACGACGTGCCCGCGGCGCGTGGCAGCGCCGCACTCTACCGGCccgcgcctccgccgccgccgtccgcggACAACGCCGGCCACTACCTCGCGGCGCAGCCGGGCATGGCGTACCAGACGGGGCAGCAGCAGTACGGGTTCGGCGGTCAGGGCTCGTTCGGCCtcagcggcggcgccggcgcgccGGCGCAGAGCAGCGGCAGCTTCGCGTTCTCCTCCGCCGGGTTCGACAACCCGATGGGTTCGTACATGAgccagcaccagcagcagcagaggcagaACGACGCCATGCACGCGTCGAGGGCCAAGGAGGAGCCCCGTGACGACATGTCGTTTTTCCCGCAGTCGATGCTCTACACTGACTGA
- the LOC8057731 gene encoding uncharacterized protein LOC8057731, whose translation MGNSLRCCLACMVPCGALDVVRIVHLSGHVDEFSCPVAAATVLAANPNHTLTTAWSPSGAPGCGGRKLVIVSPDSELKRGRIYFLIPSATLPADRRSGKKQNSSSKKSSSSGSKRPSRRHGAKKSAGDTAEQDNYLRELLSEKTASSGGGHHRRRRSGARVGVWRPQLESIVEEASD comes from the coding sequence ATGGGCAACAGCTTGCGGtgctgcctggcctgcatggtcCCCTGCGGCGCGCTCGACGTGGTCCGCATCGTGCACCTCAGCGGGCACGTCGACGAGTTCAGCTGCCCGGTCGCCGCGGCCACCGTGCTCGCCGCGAACCCCAACCACACGCTCACCACGGCGTGGTCACCGTCCGGCGCGCCCGGGTGCGGCGGCAGGAAGCTCGTCATCGTGTCGCCCGACTCCGAGCTCAAGCGCGGCCGCATCTACTTCCTCATCCCGTCCGCGACACTGCCGGCCGACCGGAGGAGCGGCAAGAAGCAGAACAGCAGCTCCAAgaagagcagcagcagcggcagcaagCGGCCGAGCCGCCGTCACGGCGCCAAGAAGAGCGCCGGCGACACGGCGGAGCAGGACAACTACCTGAGGGAGCTGCTCTCCGAGAAGACCGCGTCGAGCGGCGGCGGCCACCACCGGAGGCGGCGGAGCGGCGCCCGCGTCGGCGTGTGGAGGCCGCAGCTCGAGAGCATCGTGGAGGAGGCCTCGGACTAG